The Enterobacteriaceae endosymbiont of Macroplea mutica region CACCAATTAATTTGATATTTGGATAATTAATAAAATGCGAAAAAAAACCAATAGCATTAGAACCCCCACCAACACATGCAATCATTATATCAGGTAATTTTTGCTCTAATAAAATAATATCTTTTTTAACTTCTTTACTAATAATACTTTGAAATTCGTGTACTATCGTTGGGTAAGGATGTGGTCCAGCAGCKGTTCCGATCATATAATGACTATGCGTATAATTACTAGCCCAATAACGTATAGCTTCATTACACGCATCTTTTAATGTGCCATTATCATTTTGTACAGCAATAATAGTTGCGCCCATTAACTTCATTTTAATGACGTTATCGTGTTGTCTTTTAATATCTTTATTACCCATAAAAATTTTACATTTTAAACCTAATAATGTTGCAACCATAGAAGCTGCTAAACCATGTTGTCCGGCACCAGTTTCTGCAATAATTTCTGTTTTACCCATTTTTTTTGCAAGTAAAGCTTGTCCTAATGCTTGATTTATTTTATGTGACCCACTATGTAACAAATCTTCTCTTTTAAGATAAAGAGTTGTATTAGTATTTTTTGTTAAGTTTTGACATTTTGTTAATGGACTAGGTCGACCGACATAATTATTTAGTAAGTTTTTTAACTGTTTATTAAATGATTTATCATTTTTTATATTAATAAAAGCTTGTTCTAATTCTAATAAAACAGGTACTAATAATTGTGGGACAAACATGCCTCCAAACTTGCCAAAATATCGTGTTAAAGTATTCATTTATTTCCCTTTATATATTATAAAATGAATAATAAATAATATTATGTACAGTTACGTAATTTGTGAAAAATATTGTTTATTTTTATAATATCTTTTATTCCAGGAGTTTTTTCTACCCCAGAATTAAAATCTAGTCCATAACATTTTAATTGTGCTGCTTGTACACAATTATATATATTTAAGCCTCCAGCTAAAAGGATATTTTTTTTATTTATATGCTTTAATAAATCCCAATTAAATGTTTTTCCTGATCCAGGTAAATAATAGTCATAAACAAATAAATCTATATGAGAAAATTTTTGTTGTGGTATGGTATTGTTAATATTATATGTTTTCCAAATTTGGATATGTTTAGGGATCTTATTTTTTACATTATTGATAAAATTTTGATCTTCGTTACCATGTAATTGTATAGCAAATAATGGTATTTTTTGAATGACTTTTATAATATCTGTTATACTATTATTATAAAACACACCTATATATAATAGTGTAGTGGTATTATTTACAATATTTATTGCATGAACTAAACTAATATATCTAATAGATTGCTTAGTAAAAATTAAACCGCCAAATATGCTACCTGCTTGACTTGATATGTATGCATCATAATTTTTTTTTAAACCACATATTTTATTATTACCGAACATAATTTTTTTAACATTTAATAAGATATTTTTATTTGATAATAAAGCAGTTCCTATTAAATACCCATGAACAAATTTATTTAATTTTTGTATTTGTGTATGTTGTTTAATGCCAGATGCACTAATTAAAATAGTTTTATAGTTTACATTAATATTATTTAATATATTTATTGTATTATAAATATTAATAGTAAAATTTTTTAAATTTCTATTATTAATCATAATAATTTTAGCTTTTAAATTTATTGCTCGTTTAAATTCTATTTTATTACTAACTTCTGTTATTACACTCATATTTAATTGATGAGCAATATTGCGCAATATTATATATTGTGTGTCACTTAAAATAGTAAGTATAAGAAGTATAATATCTGCACCATAATACCTTGCAAAAAATATTTGATAAGGATCTAAAAAAAAATCTTTACATAAAATAGGTTTATTTGTTATTTGACTCATGAGTTTTAAATATTTAAAACTACCAGAAAAAAATTTTTCATCTGTTACTACAGAAATAGCAGTAGCATATTGCTGATATATTTTTGCTACATGTATAATATGGACGTTTTGCGATATAATTTTTTGTGTAGGTGAATGTTTCTTATATTCTAAAATAAATATTTTATTTAATAAATATGTATTTGTTTTAGTATAAAAATTAAGTTTCGTTTTATGGACTTTTGTTTTTAAAACATTTATTGATAAATGTTTTTGTTGTTCTATAATCCATGAAATTTTATTTTTAATTATTAGTTGCAAGATATCTATTTTAAACATAATGTATTACGCATATATCCTTGTTGTATGAGATTTATAATATATTTAAATCCTAGACCTGAATAGATTACATCTAAAGCTAATTGTGTATTTTGAATTAAATTATGATAACCATTTAATTTTAATAAAAAGGCAACATTAACTGCGACAGTATTAATATAACTTGTATTTTTACATGTCCCTTTTAATAATTGTACTAATATCTTAGTATTATATTTTATTGAATAACCTGTTAGATCTTGGATATTAATATAATTATGTAAACCAAAATCTTTAGGTGTTAATATATAATTAGTAATATTTTGATTATGGAGTTCCATTACTATTGTATTATTATGTAATGATATTTCATCCATACCTTTACAGTGCACTACTGCTGCTCTGGTATATTTTAAAATTTTTAAAACATGTATCATAGGTTCTAACATATTAACATGATAAACACCTATTAAAATAATTTTAGGATAATATGGATTAATTAATGGTCCTATAATATTAAAAATAGTATGTGTATTAAGTTCTTTTCTAATTAACATATAATCATTTAAAAAACTATAATATTTTTGTGCAAATAAAAAACATAAATTATATTTTTCTAATAATAAAAATGATGTTTGACAAGAYTGTTGTATTGGATATCCTAAAAATGATACGATATCTGCTGAACCTGATAAACTAGATACGTTTTTATTAATATGTTTGGCAACTTTAATACCACAAGCAGCTGCAATAAAAGCACTACTTGTAGAAATATTTAAAGTATTTGCATTATCACCTCCAGTACCAGTAATATCCGATATAGTATAGCTATTTTTAGGTAATGAATAATTTACTTGAGATGTATCATGAATGGCATTAACTGCTCCTAATATTTCATATATATTAACACCTTTTATTTTTAATGCAATTAATAAGGCAATTAACTGACTTTGTAATATTTTTTTTTGTTGTATTAAAGAAAATAAATAATAAGTTTCTTGTTGTGATAAATAATGTAAATTATATATTTTTTCTAAAAGTTTATGTATTGTAAACATATATATCTTCTTGATTTATAATAAATAAAAACTATTTGCCCATACAATGGTTTGTTCTAATAAAATATTGCCTTTTGGAGTTAAAATCGATTCAGGATGAAATTGATAACCACATATTTTATGTTTTTCATAACGAAAACTCATAATTATATTTTTATATTTAGAATTTATAGTAAAAATTTTGGGGATATTTTTTACTATTAAAGAATGATATCTTGCAACATACATAGGATTTTTAATATTTTGGAACATATGTTTTGCATCATGTATAATTGGTGTAGCTTGTCCATGTAATATATTATTTAATGGCATAATAGTTCCATTATATAATTCTATTAGTGCTTGATATCCTAAACATATTCCGATAATAGGTATTTTCCCTATTAAAATTTGTAATAAATACGGCATATATCCTGCATTTTCTGGTAATCCAGGTCCAGGAGATAATATAAGAATAGGATTTTGTATTTGCTGAATTTTTTGTAATAATATATTTGTATTAATATTATTCCTATATATGATAACTGTATGTCCTAAACATCTTAATTGATCTACTAGATTATAAGTAAAAGAATCAAAATTATCTAAAAGAAATATATTTGACATAATCTTTATTATCCACACTTATAAAGTATAATTAATTGCATTTAATACTGCTCTAGCTTTATCAAAACTTTCTTGTATTTCTAATAATGGTTGTGAATTTAATACTATTCCTGCTCCTGCTTGTATAATAGCAATGTTATTTTGTATATACGCAGCACGTATAATAATACATGTATCTAGATCGCCATTTGCTGTTAAATAACCTATAGCACCTCCATAAGTACCTCTAGATTCTATTTCCATTTGTGCAATAAGTTCCATAGCACGTATTTTAGGAGCACCAGTTAATGTACCCATATTCATACATGCTCTATAAGCATGAAGTGCATCTAATTCTTTTCGTAAAATACCTATAACTTTTGAAACTAAATGCATCACATATTTATAACGATCTACTCTCATTAAATCTGCTATATATCTACTACCTGGAATACATATTTTAGCTAGATCATTACGAGCCAAATCTACAAGCATTAAATGTTCTGATAATTCTTTTTGATCTGTACGCATTTCTAATTCAATACGATTATCTAAATCTAAATTTAATCTACCATTAATAATGCCTCTCGCTCTTGTACCAGCAATAGGATAGATTTCAATTTTTCTAGTTCTAGCAGTAAATTTTAATGAACTTTCAGGAGAAGAACCAAATAATATAAAATCTTTATCTTGCATAAAAAACATATAAGGGCTAGGATTTAGTTCTTTTAATATTGAATATGATTTTAATGGTTGATAACATTTAATATAAAATTTTCTAGAAGGAACTACTTGAAAAATTTCTCCGAATTTAATTTTTTGCTTCATATTCATGATGATTTTATAGAAAGTTTGATCATCATAGTTACATGTATATTGTATTTTATTAAATAACTTTGTTTTGTTTTTAGTAACATCATTATTTATAACAGAAATTTGTTTATGTAATTCTAAAATTCTATTATATAATCTATAATATTCCATTTTATTTGGTATATATACAACACTTTGTAAGTAAGTATTTTTTTTTTTATGATTTACAATTAATAATGTTTCTGCCAAATAAAAACAATAATCTGGACATATTTGTTTAATGGTCTTAGGTAAATGTTCAAAATAATATATTAAGTCATAAGAAAAAAAACCACCTAAAAATATTGCATATTTATTTTTATGAGGATTATGTACTAACTGTAAAATTAGTCTTAAAATATCTAAAACAGATTGTTCTTTTAAACGTTTATCTTCATCTATAAATGTATTATTTTTAGGAAATTTTAATATTCTATGATTGCTAGTTTTTGAATTAATAATATTTTGCGGTAATCTTTTATCTAATAATAATAGTAATGCATCGCCATTATGTGAAAAAGAATCAATATATACAATATTTTTATAGGCATATATTCTTATACTACTATCAATAATTAATAAACTTTTTAAATTATTTTTATAAATGATATCTGCTGATTCTAATAATAATGTGTTTGTTTTATAACAACAAATTTTACTAAAAATAGTCGTGAGATTTTTATTATATGTAACGTTTTTTTGTATAAGTTGTAATATAGGTTTATCTTTTGTCATATTTATATTATTCACATAATAATGCGACATAAATATTTTTAGCATTATTATTTAGTTATTTAACATATATATGTATAATAACGAATAATTATACGAATTACCAAATATTTTTTATATATAAACAATATTTTAATATTATTTTGCAAGAAATATAATTTTTATATGTTAAATAAAAAATGTATTATATCACCATCATTAATAACATATTTTTTACCTTCTATTTTAATTTTCCCGAGTTTTTTTATGATGCTAATACATTTATAAGTAACATAATCTTTATACGATATAATATTAGCTCTAATAAAACCACGTTGTATATCACTATGAATTTTTTTTGCTGCATGTAGAGCAATAGTACCTTTGTTAATACTCCATGATCTAACTTCTTTACTACTAACAGTGTAAAAATTATGTAAATTTAATAAATTAAAACTAGATTGGATAATTTGATTTAAATAATTATTTTGCATGATAGTGTCTTGTGTATTGCGAGATTTTAATTTAGCACATATTGGCACAGTTAAAAATTTTTTAGCAATATGATTAATTTTAATATCAGTATTTTTTTTATTTGATTGTTTAAAATCAATGTTCACTACAATCATGATTGGTTTAATACTTAATATTTGATAATGATTCAAAATATTTTTTTCTTCGTAACTAAAATTAATCTTATTTAATAAAATTTTTTTTTCAAGGTACTTTAAACAAGTATGAAATAAATTTATTTCTTTGTGTTTAACTGATKGTTTATTTTTTAAAAATTGTATTATTAATTTTTTACATAATGTTATATCAAATTGTATTAATTCATTATGAATAATATCAATATCTTTAATAGGATCTTGAGAAGATAAATTATATATCTTAGTATCATAAAAATATTTTACAACGTGTATAATAGCATTAACTGTTGCAATATGTCTTAAAAATTTATTACCTAAACCAATACCTAAATGGGCGCCTTGTATTAATCCAGCAATATCAACAAAAGTGATAGTAGTATATATAATTTTTTTTGTATTAACTAACTTAGATAAAGTTAACAATCTAGAATCAGGTACTTTAACAATACTTATATTAGGTTTTATAGTACAAAAAGGATAATTTAATGCATCGACATTAGAATTAGTTAATAAATTAAATAAAGTAGATTTGCCAACATTTGGTAAACCAATAATACCGCATTTTAAACTCATAATGTTATCCGTGTTTTATCGTGTAAAAAATTTATTGCTGTACAATAATTGTTTGTTTGTATTAATATTTTTAACGCGCAAATACTTTTATTTATAGCGTAAAAAATTTTTTTTTGTTCTTCTATCTTTGGTTTATTTAATACAAAAATATTAGTTTGCAATTTATTATTAGGTTTCCCTATGCCAATTCGGAGTCGATAAAATTGTTGACTTTGTAAACAACATATAATATTTTTTAGACCATTATGGCCACCACTGCTCCCGCCATATTTAAATTTTGCTATACCAGGATAAAAATCTAATTCATCATGAATGATTAAAATATTATTTAAATTAATTTTATAAAATTTTAATATTAATGATATGGATTGGCCGGAATTATTTATAAAACCATCTGGTATAAATAATATGATATTTTTATTATACAAAAATAAATTACCTATATATCCTAACAAAGATTTATTTTTTTTAAATTTAATATTTAATCTTTTTGACATTTCTAACAGACAAAAAGAACCCATATTATGTCTTGTATTAATATATTTATTACCATAATTTCCTAAACCTATTATTATTTTTAACAATTTTATAATCCTTTATTAATAATTATTTAAACATTATAGAAAGTGATTCTTCATTATTTAAACGACGAATAGCTTCTGATAATATTAATGATAAAGTTAATATTCTAATATTACATAATGTCTTCATATTTTCTTGCAAAGGTATACTATCACATACTATAATTTCATCTATAACTGAATTACGAATATTTTTTGCAGCATTACCAGAAAAAATGGGATGTGTAATATATGCAAGTACTTTCTTAGCACGATGTTGTTTTAATATTTTAGCTGCTTGGCATAGTGTTCCTGCTGTATCAATTATATCATCTATTAAAATACAGTCACGATTATTTACATTGCCAATAATATGCATAACTTCTGATATATTATATTGTAATCTTCTTTTATCTATTATTATAATATCAGCACTATTAAATAATTTTTCAGATAATATACGCGCACGAACTACTCCGCCAATATCAGGAGATACAATTATAGGTTGTTGTAATTTTTGTTTATATAAATCTTGTAAAAAAATAGTGTAACTTAATACATTATTAATGGGAATATTAAAAAAACCTTGAATTTGTTCAGCATGTAAGTCTACTGTTAAAATTCTATTTACACCTACATTAGATAAAATGTCTGCTATAACTTTTGCAGTAATGGGTACTCTAGCAGACGATATTCTTCTATCCTGCCTAGCATAACCAAAATACGGTATGACTGCTGTAATTCTTGCAGCTGATGCACGTTTAAAAGCATCAATCATAATAATTAATTCCATTAAATTATCATTACTAGGGTTACATATAGATTGTATGATATAGATATCATCACCACGTACATTTTCATTAATTTGTACTAATGTTTCACCATCACTAAATTTTCCAACATATATCTTTCCTAATGGTAAAGATAAATTATTTGCAATTTGTTTTGCTAATGCCGGAATTGCATTGCCAGTAAATAATTTTATATTAAACATTATAATACCTTGAGTATGTTACATATAATTATATTTTATATAATATACAAAACATTTTTTTAAAATAAATATATTATTCAGAATTAAATAATTTACATCATTAAAATTTATATTATATTAGAATAAAATTTGATAAAAAGTATTATGTATGAAAAAATCTATCATAGATAAATTAAATTGTTTATTTAATACATATAAAAATCTTGAAAAACAATTTTTTAATAATAAAACTTATGATCAAAACTATAAAAATCTTACTACTAAGTATAATAAATTATCATTTTTAATGAAACTTTTTATGCAATGGAAAAAAATACAAAAAGATTTAAGAAATAATCAAAACTTATTACAAGATAAAGAACTACACTCTTTGGCATTAGAAGATAATCATCGTTTGCAATTATTAAAAAATAATATAGAAAAGAAAATTCAAATATCTTTATTCCCTGAAAACAACAAAGAACAACGAAATTGTTTTTTAGAAATCAGATCAGGTTCAGGAGGTAAAGAAGCAGCAATTTTTGTTAGTGATATATCTAGAATGTATATGAGATATGCAGAGTCTAAAAAATGGGAAATTGATATTATACACATTCATTATGGTGAACATGGTGGTTATAAAGAAATTATTATAAAAATTATTGGTTATAATGCATATGGCACATTAAAATTTGAATCTGGAGGTCATAGAGTACAAAGAGTGCCAGAAACAGAATCTCAAGGTAGAATACATACTTCTACATGTATTATCGCAGTATTACCAGAACTTTTAAAAAAAGAAATACCAATAATCAATACACAAGATTTAAAAATTGATACATTTAGATCTTCAGGCGCTGGTGGGCAACATGTTAATACTACGGATTCGGCAATACGTATTACACATTTACCCACTGGAATTGTTGTGGCATGTCAAGATGAAAGATCACAACATAAAAATAAATCAAAAGCATTAGCAGTATTAGCATCTAGAATTACTACTATGGAACAAGCAAAAAGGAATAAAAATACAGCATTTAAAAAGAAAACATTATTAGGATCCGGAGATCGTTCTGATAGAATTAGAACATATAATTATATTCAAAAAAGAGTAACTGATCATCGCATTAATTTAACAATATATAGATTAGAAGAAATTATGAATGGAAAATTAGACATGTTAATTGAGCCTATAAAAAAAACAATATTATAATCATTTACTTTTATTGGAGTAAATAATATTAATGATGATTAAAACATGGTTAGAATATGCTACTAATACTTTAGAAAAGTATAATATTAATAATCCGCAATTAGAAGCTGTGGTAATATTATCTGCAATTTGTAAAAAACCTAAGTATTGGATTTATACATTTAACGAATATACACTTAATAAATTTTATTTAAATAAAATTAATCAATGTTTAAAAAGAAGGATTAAAAAAGAACCTTTAGCTTACATAATAGGTTTTTGTGAATTTTGGTCTTTAAATATATATGTTACTCCAGATGTATTAATACCTAGAAAAGAAACAGAGTTAATTGTAGATGTTAGTATTAATAAAATTTATCATAATAATGTTAATAAAATTTTAGAGTTAGGTACTGGYAGTGGTGCTATATCATTTGCTATCGCCTCTAGTAATAAATTTGTTAATATCATAGCTACTGATATTTCGATGAAAGCTATTAAACTTGCTCAGTATAATTTAAAACAATTAAATTTAACAAATATTATTTTATCACAAAGTAATTGGTTTCATAAAATTTCTTATCAAACTTTTGATATTATAATTAGTAATCCACCTTATATTAGTCAACAAGAATATAAATATTATGAAGAATATTTAAAATTTGAACCTAAAATAGCTTTAATAGCAAAAAATAATGGTTTAAATAATTTTAAACATATAATTTTACATTCATATAATTATCTAAATAATTTTGGTTGGTTAATATTAGAACATGCACCACATCAAATAACATATATTATGAATTTATTCAAAAAAAAATTTTATAATATTCAAACATATATGGATTTAAATAATAAATTTAGAGTTATTTGTGCACAAAAAATTTTACATAAAATCAATGATTTTATGTAAATAAATAAAAAATTTATTGTTATATTATTAATATAAATATATTATAAAATTTTATTTATAGAAGATATATTTTAATATAAAATTGCATTAGAACCAATTACTGTGACGTATAATATATTCATGAATATGGTAAAAAATATACACCCAAACAATAGCATAAAACAAGATAAACAATATTCGCAAAAAAAAAATACATCATTATTATTAATGAGAGATCATAGACAATTAGGTAAACAATTAAATTTATATCATTTCCAAGATGAAGCTCCTGGAATGGTATTTTGGCATCATAATGGTTATATTATTTTTCAAGAACTAGAAACATTTTTAAGAAAAAAACTACAACAATATAATTATCAAGAAGTTAGAACGCCCATTATAACAGATAGTGTTATTTGGGAAAATACTGGACATTGGGAAATTTATAAAAAAGCTATGTTTATAACTTCATCAGAAAATAGACAGTATTGTATTAAACCTATGAATTGTCCAGGACATATACAGATTTTTAAACATAAATTAATGTCTTATAAAAATTTACCAATTAGAATAGCAGAATTTGGTATATGTCATAGAAATGAACCTTCTGGTTCTTTGCATGGTTTAATGAGATTACGTAGTTTTACACAAGATGATGCACATATTTTTTGTACTGAAGAACATATTACTCAAGAAATCACTAATTGTATATATATGATGTATGAAATATATAATATATTTGGTTTTAAAAAAATACGAGTGAAATTATCTACTAGACCAGACAAACGTATTGGAAATGATAATATTTGGAATTATACAGAAAATCATTTATCTAAAATATTACATAAACTTAATATTATTTTTGAATACCAAAATGGTGAAGGTGCATTTTATGGTCCAAAAATAGAGTTTTCTTTTTTTGATTGTTCTAATAGAGAATGGCAATGTGGCACCATACAATTAGATTGTTCATTATCAAAAAAATTAAATTTATTTTATATAGACCATAATAATAAACATCAATATCCTATTATTATCCATCGTGCTATATTAGGCTCTTTAGAACGTTTTATTGGAATTATTTTAGAAGAATTTCATGGATATTTACCTTTATGGATAGTACCATTACAAGTTATAATTTTAAATATTAATTCCAAACACAATAACTATATCATGAATATAGTAAATATTTTTATGCAAAATAATATAAGAATTAAGGCAGATTTAAGTAATAATAAAATTTCTTTTAAAATTAGACAGTATACTATGTTACATATACCATATATTTTCATTTGTGGTGATCAAGAAATTCAAAACAATACAATAGCTATTAGAAATTGTTTAGGAGAAAATTTGGGATTTATGAAAATACATGATATTATTAATAAAAT contains the following coding sequences:
- the thrS gene encoding threonine--tRNA ligase, with amino-acid sequence MVKNIHPNNSIKQDKQYSQKKNTSLLLMRDHRQLGKQLNLYHFQDEAPGMVFWHHNGYIIFQELETFLRKKLQQYNYQEVRTPIITDSVIWENTGHWEIYKKAMFITSSENRQYCIKPMNCPGHIQIFKHKLMSYKNLPIRIAEFGICHRNEPSGSLHGLMRLRSFTQDDAHIFCTEEHITQEITNCIYMMYEIYNIFGFKKIRVKLSTRPDKRIGNDNIWNYTENHLSKILHKLNIIFEYQNGEGAFYGPKIEFSFFDCSNREWQCGTIQLDCSLSKKLNLFYIDHNNKHQYPIIIHRAILGSLERFIGIILEEFHGYLPLWIVPLQVIILNINSKHNNYIMNIVNIFMQNNIRIKADLSNNKISFKIRQYTMLHIPYIFICGDQEIQNNTIAIRNCLGENLGFMKIHDIINKIKEEIQNYKITQYII